The following proteins come from a genomic window of Chionomys nivalis chromosome 9, mChiNiv1.1, whole genome shotgun sequence:
- the Chrna4 gene encoding neuronal acetylcholine receptor subunit alpha-4 isoform X2, with the protein MLLGLAVQEEGSRLMEASTHIETRAHAEERLLKRLFSGYNKWSRPVANISDVVLVRFGLSIAQLIDVDEKNQMMTTNVWVKQEWYDYKLRWVPSDYENVTSIRIPSELIWRPDIVLYNNADGDFAVTHLTKAHLFYDGRVQWTPPAIYKSSCSIDVTFFPFDQQNCTMKFGSWTYDKAKIDLVSMHSRVDQLDFWESGEWVIVDAVGTYNTRKYECCAEIYPDITYAFIIRRLPLFYTINLIIPCLLISCLTVLVFYLPSECGEKVTLCISVLLSLTVFLLLITEIIPSTSLVIPLIGEYLLFTMIFVTLSIVITVFVLNVHHRSPRTHTMPAWVRRVFLDIVPRLLFMKRPSVVKDNCRRLIESMHKMANAPRFWPELEGEPGVLSDTRNRGLSSAPSFCNPLTTPVEAQPTCKSPSHKAPDLQTSEVKKTSPCPSPGPCHAPNSTRVPTLVKARSLSVQHVPSSQETAEGGIRCRSRSIQYCVSRDGAVSLADSQPAASPASLKAHPSQLPLSDQASPCKCTCKEPSPVSPVTVPVSPVTVLKARGTKPRPQHLPLSPALTRAVEGVQYIADHLKAEDTDFSVKEDWKYVAMVIDRIFLWMFIIVCLLGTVGLFLPPWLAGMI; encoded by the exons ATGCTTCTTGGGCTTGCAGTACAGGAGGAGGGTAGCAGGCTGATGGAAG CTAGCACCCACATTGAGACCCGGGCCCATGCCGAAGAGCGGCTCCTGAAGAGACTCTTCTCTGGCTACAACAAGTGGTCTCGGCCAGTAGCCAACATCTCAGACGTGGTCCTTGTCCGCTTCGGCCTGTCCATTGCTCAGCTCATTGATGTG GATGAGAAGAACCAGATGATGACGACAAATGTGTGGGTGAAGCAG GAGTGGTATGACTACAAGCTGCGCTGGGTCCCCAGTGACTACGAGAATGTTACCTCCATCCGCATCCCCTCCGAGCTCATCTGGAGGCCCGACATTGTACTCTACAACAA TGCGGACGGGGACTTTGCAGTCACCCACCTGACCAAAGCCCACCTGTTCTATGATGGGCGGGTGCAGTGGACACCCCCAGCCATCTATAAGAGCTCCTGCAGCATCGATGTCACCTTCTTCCCCTTCGACCAGCAGAACTGTACCATGAAGTTTGGGTCCTGGACCTATGACAAGGCCAAGATTGACTTGGTGAGCATGCACAGCCGCGTGGACCAGCTGGACTTCTGGGAAAGTGGGGAGTGGGTCATTGTGGATGCCGTGGGCACGTACAACACCAGGAAGTATGAATGCTGCGCCGAGATCTACCCTGACATCACCTATGCCTTCATCATCCGCCGGCTGCCGCTGTTCTACACCATCAACCTCATCATCCCGTGCCTGCTCATCTCCTGCCTCACCGTGCTGGTCTTCTACCTGCCCTCCGAGTGCGGCGAGAAGGTCACCCTGTGCATCTCGGTGTTGCTCTCGCTCACCGTCTTTCTGCTGCTCATCACCGAGATCATCCCGTCCACCTCGCTGGTCATCCCGCTCATCGGCGAGTACCTGCTCTTCACCATGATCTTCGTCACACTCTCCATCGTCATCACGGTCTTCGTGCTCAACGTTCACCACCGCTCGCCGCGCACGCATACCATGCCTGCCTGGGTGCGCAGAGTCTTCCTGGACATCGTGCCACGCCTCCTCTTCATGAAGCGCCCCTCTGTGGTCAAAGACAACTGCCGGAGACTTATCGAGTCCATGCACAAGATGGCCAATGCCCCTCGTTTCTGGCCAGAGCTGGAGGGTGAGCCCGGCGTCTTGAGTGACACTAGAAACCGAGGCCTGTCATCTGCCCCATCTTTCTGCAACCCTCTGACCACGCCAGTCGAGGCCCAGCCTACATGCAAGTCACCCTCTCACAAGGCCCCTGATTTGCAGACATCAGAGGTGAAGAAGACCAGTCCCTGTCCATCACCTGGCCCCTGCCACGCACCCAACAGCACCAGGGTCCCAACACTTGTCAAAGCCAGGTCCCTGAGTGTCCAGCACGTGCCCAGCTCCCAAGAGACGGCAGAGGGTGGCATCCGCTGCCGGTCTCGGAGTATCCAGTACTGTGTTTCTCGAGATGGAGCTGTCTCCCTGGCTGACAGCCAGCCAGCtgcctcccctgcctccctgAAGGCCCATCCATCCCAGCTTCCACTGTCCGACCAGGCCTCTCCATGCAAATGCACATGCAAGGAGCCATCGCCCGTGTCTCCGGTCACTGTGCCCGTGTCTCCGGTCACTGTGCTCAAGGCCCGAGGCACCAAACCACGCCCCCAGCACCTCCCCCTGTCACCAGCCCTGACACGggcagtggagggtgtccagtaCATTGCAGACCACCTCAAGGCGGAAGACACAGACTTCTCG
- the Chrna4 gene encoding neuronal acetylcholine receptor subunit alpha-4 isoform X3: MMTTNVWVKQEWYDYKLRWVPSDYENVTSIRIPSELIWRPDIVLYNNADGDFAVTHLTKAHLFYDGRVQWTPPAIYKSSCSIDVTFFPFDQQNCTMKFGSWTYDKAKIDLVSMHSRVDQLDFWESGEWVIVDAVGTYNTRKYECCAEIYPDITYAFIIRRLPLFYTINLIIPCLLISCLTVLVFYLPSECGEKVTLCISVLLSLTVFLLLITEIIPSTSLVIPLIGEYLLFTMIFVTLSIVITVFVLNVHHRSPRTHTMPAWVRRVFLDIVPRLLFMKRPSVVKDNCRRLIESMHKMANAPRFWPELEGEPGVLSDTRNRGLSSAPSFCNPLTTPVEAQPTCKSPSHKAPDLQTSEVKKTSPCPSPGPCHAPNSTRVPTLVKARSLSVQHVPSSQETAEGGIRCRSRSIQYCVSRDGAVSLADSQPAASPASLKAHPSQLPLSDQASPCKCTCKEPSPVSPVTVPVSPVTVLKARGTKPRPQHLPLSPALTRAVEGVQYIADHLKAEDTDFSVKEDWKYVAMVIDRIFLWMFIIVCLLGTVGLFLPPWLAGMI, translated from the exons ATGATGACGACAAATGTGTGGGTGAAGCAG GAGTGGTATGACTACAAGCTGCGCTGGGTCCCCAGTGACTACGAGAATGTTACCTCCATCCGCATCCCCTCCGAGCTCATCTGGAGGCCCGACATTGTACTCTACAACAA TGCGGACGGGGACTTTGCAGTCACCCACCTGACCAAAGCCCACCTGTTCTATGATGGGCGGGTGCAGTGGACACCCCCAGCCATCTATAAGAGCTCCTGCAGCATCGATGTCACCTTCTTCCCCTTCGACCAGCAGAACTGTACCATGAAGTTTGGGTCCTGGACCTATGACAAGGCCAAGATTGACTTGGTGAGCATGCACAGCCGCGTGGACCAGCTGGACTTCTGGGAAAGTGGGGAGTGGGTCATTGTGGATGCCGTGGGCACGTACAACACCAGGAAGTATGAATGCTGCGCCGAGATCTACCCTGACATCACCTATGCCTTCATCATCCGCCGGCTGCCGCTGTTCTACACCATCAACCTCATCATCCCGTGCCTGCTCATCTCCTGCCTCACCGTGCTGGTCTTCTACCTGCCCTCCGAGTGCGGCGAGAAGGTCACCCTGTGCATCTCGGTGTTGCTCTCGCTCACCGTCTTTCTGCTGCTCATCACCGAGATCATCCCGTCCACCTCGCTGGTCATCCCGCTCATCGGCGAGTACCTGCTCTTCACCATGATCTTCGTCACACTCTCCATCGTCATCACGGTCTTCGTGCTCAACGTTCACCACCGCTCGCCGCGCACGCATACCATGCCTGCCTGGGTGCGCAGAGTCTTCCTGGACATCGTGCCACGCCTCCTCTTCATGAAGCGCCCCTCTGTGGTCAAAGACAACTGCCGGAGACTTATCGAGTCCATGCACAAGATGGCCAATGCCCCTCGTTTCTGGCCAGAGCTGGAGGGTGAGCCCGGCGTCTTGAGTGACACTAGAAACCGAGGCCTGTCATCTGCCCCATCTTTCTGCAACCCTCTGACCACGCCAGTCGAGGCCCAGCCTACATGCAAGTCACCCTCTCACAAGGCCCCTGATTTGCAGACATCAGAGGTGAAGAAGACCAGTCCCTGTCCATCACCTGGCCCCTGCCACGCACCCAACAGCACCAGGGTCCCAACACTTGTCAAAGCCAGGTCCCTGAGTGTCCAGCACGTGCCCAGCTCCCAAGAGACGGCAGAGGGTGGCATCCGCTGCCGGTCTCGGAGTATCCAGTACTGTGTTTCTCGAGATGGAGCTGTCTCCCTGGCTGACAGCCAGCCAGCtgcctcccctgcctccctgAAGGCCCATCCATCCCAGCTTCCACTGTCCGACCAGGCCTCTCCATGCAAATGCACATGCAAGGAGCCATCGCCCGTGTCTCCGGTCACTGTGCCCGTGTCTCCGGTCACTGTGCTCAAGGCCCGAGGCACCAAACCACGCCCCCAGCACCTCCCCCTGTCACCAGCCCTGACACGggcagtggagggtgtccagtaCATTGCAGACCACCTCAAGGCGGAAGACACAGACTTCTCG
- the Chrna4 gene encoding neuronal acetylcholine receptor subunit alpha-4 isoform X1 — MELWGPRAPQPPLLLPLLLLLGVGLLPASTHIETRAHAEERLLKRLFSGYNKWSRPVANISDVVLVRFGLSIAQLIDVDEKNQMMTTNVWVKQEWYDYKLRWVPSDYENVTSIRIPSELIWRPDIVLYNNADGDFAVTHLTKAHLFYDGRVQWTPPAIYKSSCSIDVTFFPFDQQNCTMKFGSWTYDKAKIDLVSMHSRVDQLDFWESGEWVIVDAVGTYNTRKYECCAEIYPDITYAFIIRRLPLFYTINLIIPCLLISCLTVLVFYLPSECGEKVTLCISVLLSLTVFLLLITEIIPSTSLVIPLIGEYLLFTMIFVTLSIVITVFVLNVHHRSPRTHTMPAWVRRVFLDIVPRLLFMKRPSVVKDNCRRLIESMHKMANAPRFWPELEGEPGVLSDTRNRGLSSAPSFCNPLTTPVEAQPTCKSPSHKAPDLQTSEVKKTSPCPSPGPCHAPNSTRVPTLVKARSLSVQHVPSSQETAEGGIRCRSRSIQYCVSRDGAVSLADSQPAASPASLKAHPSQLPLSDQASPCKCTCKEPSPVSPVTVPVSPVTVLKARGTKPRPQHLPLSPALTRAVEGVQYIADHLKAEDTDFSVKEDWKYVAMVIDRIFLWMFIIVCLLGTVGLFLPPWLAGMI, encoded by the exons ATGGAGCTCTGGGGGCCCCGGGCGCCGCAGCCGCCGCTGCTACTGCCGCTGCTGTTGCTCTTAGGGGTCGGCCTCTTGCCTG CTAGCACCCACATTGAGACCCGGGCCCATGCCGAAGAGCGGCTCCTGAAGAGACTCTTCTCTGGCTACAACAAGTGGTCTCGGCCAGTAGCCAACATCTCAGACGTGGTCCTTGTCCGCTTCGGCCTGTCCATTGCTCAGCTCATTGATGTG GATGAGAAGAACCAGATGATGACGACAAATGTGTGGGTGAAGCAG GAGTGGTATGACTACAAGCTGCGCTGGGTCCCCAGTGACTACGAGAATGTTACCTCCATCCGCATCCCCTCCGAGCTCATCTGGAGGCCCGACATTGTACTCTACAACAA TGCGGACGGGGACTTTGCAGTCACCCACCTGACCAAAGCCCACCTGTTCTATGATGGGCGGGTGCAGTGGACACCCCCAGCCATCTATAAGAGCTCCTGCAGCATCGATGTCACCTTCTTCCCCTTCGACCAGCAGAACTGTACCATGAAGTTTGGGTCCTGGACCTATGACAAGGCCAAGATTGACTTGGTGAGCATGCACAGCCGCGTGGACCAGCTGGACTTCTGGGAAAGTGGGGAGTGGGTCATTGTGGATGCCGTGGGCACGTACAACACCAGGAAGTATGAATGCTGCGCCGAGATCTACCCTGACATCACCTATGCCTTCATCATCCGCCGGCTGCCGCTGTTCTACACCATCAACCTCATCATCCCGTGCCTGCTCATCTCCTGCCTCACCGTGCTGGTCTTCTACCTGCCCTCCGAGTGCGGCGAGAAGGTCACCCTGTGCATCTCGGTGTTGCTCTCGCTCACCGTCTTTCTGCTGCTCATCACCGAGATCATCCCGTCCACCTCGCTGGTCATCCCGCTCATCGGCGAGTACCTGCTCTTCACCATGATCTTCGTCACACTCTCCATCGTCATCACGGTCTTCGTGCTCAACGTTCACCACCGCTCGCCGCGCACGCATACCATGCCTGCCTGGGTGCGCAGAGTCTTCCTGGACATCGTGCCACGCCTCCTCTTCATGAAGCGCCCCTCTGTGGTCAAAGACAACTGCCGGAGACTTATCGAGTCCATGCACAAGATGGCCAATGCCCCTCGTTTCTGGCCAGAGCTGGAGGGTGAGCCCGGCGTCTTGAGTGACACTAGAAACCGAGGCCTGTCATCTGCCCCATCTTTCTGCAACCCTCTGACCACGCCAGTCGAGGCCCAGCCTACATGCAAGTCACCCTCTCACAAGGCCCCTGATTTGCAGACATCAGAGGTGAAGAAGACCAGTCCCTGTCCATCACCTGGCCCCTGCCACGCACCCAACAGCACCAGGGTCCCAACACTTGTCAAAGCCAGGTCCCTGAGTGTCCAGCACGTGCCCAGCTCCCAAGAGACGGCAGAGGGTGGCATCCGCTGCCGGTCTCGGAGTATCCAGTACTGTGTTTCTCGAGATGGAGCTGTCTCCCTGGCTGACAGCCAGCCAGCtgcctcccctgcctccctgAAGGCCCATCCATCCCAGCTTCCACTGTCCGACCAGGCCTCTCCATGCAAATGCACATGCAAGGAGCCATCGCCCGTGTCTCCGGTCACTGTGCCCGTGTCTCCGGTCACTGTGCTCAAGGCCCGAGGCACCAAACCACGCCCCCAGCACCTCCCCCTGTCACCAGCCCTGACACGggcagtggagggtgtccagtaCATTGCAGACCACCTCAAGGCGGAAGACACAGACTTCTCG